From one Triticum aestivum cultivar Chinese Spring chromosome 4B, IWGSC CS RefSeq v2.1, whole genome shotgun sequence genomic stretch:
- the LOC123090141 gene encoding uncharacterized protein produces the protein MPTAPTPRLRPKRATTPLNAAARARLAALPISDDSSGSEHEAAALSSLVNDYLLETDATVPSATLAVEGSSDLDDEPNGDTSSTAAADMLAEIKDNLDPTGSSADELRRRLVFAVADAMRGLDDLRPNQSAFRCSVMSRLRERGHDAGLCKVRWDKLSGVTAGSYEYIDIIAGGGETRYIVDVGFLMEFEVARSTEEYEAIRTALPEVLIARPEHLRQVVKLAASAARRSIKSSGLSVPPWRKRRFMMTKWLGPYKRTVNSIPASAGTALGSSGVVAVCRTIVGFAPQTTVGTSSGFWG, from the coding sequence ATGCCAACGGCGCCGACGCCCCGCCTCAGACCGAAGCGGGCCACGACGCCCCTCAATGCGGCCGCGAGAGCCCGCCTCGCTGCTCTCCCCATAAGCGACGACAGCAGCGGCAGCGAGCACGAGGCGGCCGCACTCTCCAGCCTCGTCAACGATTACCTCCTCGAGACGGACGCGACAGTCCCGTCGGCCACCCTCGCGGTGGAAGGCTCCTCTGATCTGGATGACGAGCCTAACGGCGACACCAGCTCAACGGCGGCGGCCGACATGCTTGCGGAGATCAAGGACAATCTTGACCCGACCGGTAGCAGTGCTGACGAGCTACGCCGCCGGCTCGTCTTTGCCGTGGCGGATGCCATGCGCGGGTTGGATGATCTGCGGCCGAACCAGTCGGCTTTCCGGTGCTCCGTGATGTCCCGCCTGCGCGAGCGTggccacgacgccggcctgtgcaAGGTGCGTTGGGACAAGTTGAGTGGCGTGACCGCCGGGAGCTACGAATACATCGACATCATCGCTGGCGGGGGCGAGACAAGGTACATCGTAGATGTCGGCTTCTTGATGGAGTTTGAGGTCGCACGGTCGACCGAGGAGTACGAGGCAATTCGGACGGCACTACCGGAAGTGCTGATCGCGCGCCCGGAGCACCTCAGGCAGGTTGTGAAGCTTGCAGCATCCGCAGCACGGCGCTCAATCAAGAGCAGCGGCCTCAGTGTGCCGCCCTGGAGGAAGAGACGGTTCATGATGACCAAATGGTTAGGGCCCTACAAGCGGACGGTTAACTCTATTCCGGCATCAGCGGGTACGGCATTAGGCAGCAGTGGCGTGGTGGCCGTCTGCCGGACCATAGTTGGCTTCGCCCCTCAGACTACCGTGGGGACGTCGTCAGGCTTTTGGGGGTGA